From Brassica oleracea var. oleracea cultivar TO1000 chromosome C3, BOL, whole genome shotgun sequence, a single genomic window includes:
- the LOC106327980 gene encoding serine/arginine-rich splicing factor SR34A, whose amino-acid sequence MSGRFSRSIYVGNLPGDIRESEIEDLFYKYGRIVDIELKVPPRPPCYCFVEFEHARDAEDAVDGRDGYNFDGCRLRVELAHGGRGQSSGDRRGGYRGGGGYGGGGGGGSARFGVSRHSEFRVIVRGLPSSASWQDLKDHMRKAGDVCFAEVTRDSDGTYGLVDYTNYDDMKYAIRKLDDTEFRNPWARGYIRVKKYESSLSRSPSRSRSRSRSRGRGRSPSRSISRSRSPRKDLSKSPRRSLSRSISKSRSPSPDRKKSPPRAMSRSRSRSLSKSPAKVREGSG is encoded by the exons TATGGCCGCATAGTTGATATTGAATTGAAGGTTCCACCTCGTCCTCCATGTTATTGCTTTGTTGAG TTTGAGCATGCTCGGGATGCGGAAGACGCCGTCGATGGCCGTGATGGCTACAACTTTGACGGCTGTCGCTTGAGG GTTGAGCTTGCCCATGGTGGTCGAGGGCAGTCTTCAGGTGATCGTCGTGGTGGATACCGTGGTGGGGGTGGCTATGGTGGTGGAGGTGGTGGTGGATCTGCCCGCTTTGGCGTCTCACGACACTCTGAGTTCCGAG TTATTGTGCGTGGGCTTCCATCATCTGCTTCATGGCAAGATTTGAAG GATCATATGCGGAAAGCTGGTGATGTGTGCTTTGCTGAGGTCACTCGTGACAGTGATG GAACGTATGGTCTTGTTGATTACACCAATTATGATGACATGAAGTATGCT ATAAGGAAACTTGATGATACAGAGTTCAGAAACCCCTGGGCCAGAGGCTATATCAGG GTTAAGAAATATGAAAGCTCCCTGTCGAGGAGCCCAAGCAGAAGCAGGAGTCGAAGCCGTAGCCGAGGCCGTGGTCGCAGCCCTAGCCGTAGCATTAGCAGAAGCAGGAGCCCAAGGAAGGATCTTAG CAAATCACCAAGACGTTCCCTTTCAAGATCGATATCAAAATCTAGATCTCCATCTCCCGACAGGAAGAAGAGTCCTCCTAG GGCAATGTCGAGATCGAGGTCTAGGTCTCTTTCAAAATCACCTGCCAAG GTTCGGGAAGGCAGTGGATGA